The Balneolaceae bacterium genome contains a region encoding:
- a CDS encoding DUF5906 domain-containing protein, with translation MVNGGIVDAYGSTSFNLYQPPKIDLGDPDKAHKWINHVTKVYPENVDHIFCWLAQRVQYPEVKINHALVLGGQQGIGKDTILEPVRHAIGPWNMEDVNPNQLLGRFNGFIKSVILHVSEARDLGDKDRYKLYEHLKTFTASPPMALRCDEKNRQEYSVPNLCGVVITTNHKTSGIYIPADDRRHYVAWSEI, from the coding sequence GTGGTCAATGGAGGCATTGTTGATGCTTATGGTTCTACTTCTTTCAATTTGTATCAACCCCCAAAAATCGATCTTGGAGATCCCGATAAGGCTCATAAATGGATTAACCATGTTACAAAAGTGTATCCGGAAAATGTCGATCATATCTTTTGTTGGTTGGCTCAACGAGTGCAATATCCAGAAGTTAAGATTAATCACGCTTTAGTTTTGGGAGGGCAGCAGGGGATTGGTAAAGACACGATACTTGAACCCGTTAGACATGCAATTGGTCCCTGGAATATGGAAGACGTAAATCCAAATCAACTTTTGGGGAGGTTTAATGGATTTATCAAGTCGGTAATTCTGCATGTCAGCGAAGCCCGAGACCTTGGAGATAAAGATAGATATAAGCTTTATGAGCATTTAAAAACCTTTACAGCTTCTCCGCCGATGGCGCTACGATGCGATGAGAAAAACAGGCAGGAATACAGCGTGCCAAATTTGTGCGGAGTCGTCATAACAACGAATCACAAAACAAGCGGGATCTATATACCCGCAGATGATCGCCGCCATTACGTTGCATGGAGCGAAATATAA
- a CDS encoding BT4734/BF3469 family protein, protein MTHLKATLPAITPSGQFSYRSKEKLIEHSGLIQFDIDGKDHINIANFKALKEEISKIVNVAYVGLSVSGKGYWGLIPIKYPEKHKNHFKAMKNAFGNYGIKLDDKPSHVASLRGYSYDPDAYFSHNAKPLELLYESNKSSNQSGKRKTYRFQTDSHVQVQRLVKQVEDRRIDITDSYDIWLKIGFALADEFGESGREYFHSVSQFYPGYNERETDQQYSHCLRTKGKGAATVTIATFFHYCKANGVTLN, encoded by the coding sequence GTGACGCACTTAAAGGCAACTCTGCCAGCTATCACTCCATCTGGCCAGTTTTCGTATCGATCAAAAGAGAAGCTAATTGAGCATTCAGGTTTGATACAATTCGACATTGACGGAAAAGACCATATAAATATTGCCAACTTTAAAGCACTCAAAGAAGAAATATCCAAAATAGTAAACGTGGCTTATGTCGGACTGTCTGTGTCCGGGAAGGGATACTGGGGACTCATTCCGATTAAATATCCAGAGAAGCATAAAAACCATTTTAAGGCGATGAAAAATGCATTTGGGAACTATGGAATCAAACTGGATGATAAGCCTTCACATGTAGCCTCTCTGCGCGGTTACAGCTATGATCCTGATGCATACTTCAGTCACAATGCAAAACCTCTCGAACTTCTTTATGAATCTAACAAATCTTCAAATCAATCAGGGAAGAGGAAAACCTATAGATTTCAAACGGATTCCCATGTTCAAGTACAGAGGCTTGTAAAACAGGTCGAAGATAGGAGAATCGATATTACTGATTCGTACGATATTTGGTTAAAAATAGGATTTGCGTTGGCCGATGAGTTTGGCGAGTCGGGCCGAGAGTACTTTCACTCTGTCTCACAATTCTACCCAGGTTACAATGAAAGAGAAACAGACCAGCAATATTCTCACTGTTTACGCACAAAGGGGAAAGGGGCAGCTACTGTAACTATTGCCACCTTTTTCCACTATTGCAAAGCCAATGGAGTTACATTGAATTGA
- a CDS encoding DUF3387 domain-containing protein → MRSSKSASTRKKHKRIELEKIKTTLKERIEDMVEQNRTRMDFKERFEEMIEKYNNYSINVDLQLEELFDLAKDLSEEGERVS, encoded by the coding sequence TTGAGAAGCTCAAAGAGCGCTTCAACAAGAAAGAAGCATAAGCGTATTGAGCTGGAGAAGATTAAAACCACACTGAAAGAACGCATCGAAGATATGGTGGAGCAGAACCGTACCCGGATGGACTTCAAAGAGCGGTTCGAGGAGATGATTGAGAAGTACAACAACTACAGCATCAATGTGGATCTGCAGCTGGAAGAGCTGTTCGATCTGGCCAAAGACTTGAGTGAGGAGGGAGAACGCGTCAGTTAA
- a CDS encoding DUF3387 domain-containing protein — protein MFEGKNNGLIVDYVGVFRNLQKALAIYATGKKEDEGGEAPVKNKEELVRQLEEAIAEAKAFCDEQGVDLDKIIQAKGFDQTVYLDEFAKAIVEYRELDESVDDAVEEVLMNDQKKKEFNKHARVVNKLYKAILPDPDAYQYLPVRSALKAIADKIKVLEPFQPDDISEVEYKIEKKLDESIVSEGYTIDYDTELIDIGKIDFEKLKERFNKKEA, from the coding sequence GTGTTTGAGGGCAAAAATAACGGCCTGATTGTGGATTATGTGGGAGTGTTCCGCAACCTTCAGAAAGCTCTGGCTATCTATGCGACCGGCAAGAAAGAGGATGAGGGCGGTGAAGCGCCGGTGAAGAATAAAGAGGAGCTGGTTCGTCAGCTCGAAGAGGCGATTGCGGAAGCGAAAGCATTCTGCGATGAACAGGGAGTGGACCTGGATAAGATCATTCAGGCAAAAGGATTTGATCAGACTGTCTACCTGGATGAGTTTGCCAAAGCAATTGTGGAGTATAGGGAGCTGGATGAGTCGGTAGATGATGCCGTTGAGGAAGTTCTGATGAACGATCAGAAGAAGAAAGAGTTCAACAAACATGCGCGGGTGGTGAACAAGCTCTACAAGGCGATCCTGCCCGATCCTGATGCGTATCAATATCTGCCGGTACGGTCTGCATTAAAAGCAATTGCCGACAAGATCAAAGTACTGGAGCCGTTTCAGCCGGATGATATCTCTGAAGTAGAATATAAAATTGAAAAGAAGCTGGACGAGTCGATTGTCAGTGAGGGTTACACGATTGATTACGATACCGAACTGATTGACATCGGGAAGATCGATTTTGAGAAGCTCAAAGAGCGCTTCAACAAGAAAGAAGCATAA
- a CDS encoding DEAD/DEAH box helicase family protein, whose product MSLETAIRGICEKERLMDLLEHYVLFKTSGGEPQKLLAKNHQYLGVNNAIQAVRHIEKNKGKLGVFWHTQGSGKSFSMVFFTRKIMRALPGNWKFVIVTDRIDLDDQIYKNFASVGAVTEPEKTVRADSKEQLQQLLRENHRYVFTLIHKFHARDGEEFPVLSEDEDIIVMTDEAHRTQYDVLAMNMRKALPNAAFLGFTGTPLIKGEDEKTREVFGDYVSVYDFKQSIEDGATVPLFYENRIPELQLTNEDLNEELAEILDDANLNEKQEEKLEREFRQEYHLLTRNDRLETIAEDLVEHFLNRGYMGKGLFIAVDRFTAIKMYDLVEKILAEEITGV is encoded by the coding sequence GTGAGCCTGGAGACAGCCATCCGGGGAATCTGTGAGAAAGAGCGCCTGATGGATCTTCTGGAACACTATGTGCTGTTCAAAACCTCCGGCGGGGAACCTCAAAAGCTGCTGGCCAAAAACCACCAGTACCTGGGAGTGAACAACGCGATTCAGGCCGTACGACACATCGAGAAGAACAAGGGAAAGCTTGGCGTATTCTGGCACACACAAGGGAGCGGTAAGAGTTTTTCGATGGTATTCTTCACCCGGAAGATCATGCGGGCCCTGCCGGGCAACTGGAAGTTTGTGATTGTGACCGACCGCATTGACCTGGACGATCAGATCTACAAGAATTTTGCCTCCGTAGGAGCTGTTACCGAACCGGAGAAAACCGTGCGGGCCGACAGCAAGGAACAGCTTCAGCAGCTTCTCCGGGAGAATCACCGCTATGTGTTTACGCTGATTCACAAATTCCACGCACGGGACGGCGAGGAGTTCCCGGTCCTCAGCGAAGATGAGGATATCATTGTGATGACCGATGAGGCGCACCGAACCCAGTACGATGTGCTGGCCATGAACATGCGGAAGGCTCTGCCCAATGCGGCATTTCTCGGCTTCACCGGAACCCCGCTGATCAAAGGAGAAGATGAAAAGACGAGGGAGGTATTCGGGGACTATGTGAGCGTGTATGACTTTAAGCAGTCCATTGAGGATGGTGCTACCGTACCGCTGTTTTACGAGAACCGCATTCCGGAGCTTCAGCTCACCAACGAAGATTTGAATGAAGAGCTGGCTGAGATTCTGGATGATGCCAACCTGAACGAGAAACAGGAGGAGAAGCTGGAGCGGGAGTTCCGGCAGGAGTATCACCTGCTTACCCGGAACGACCGGCTGGAGACCATTGCCGAAGATCTTGTGGAACACTTCCTGAACAGGGGATACATGGGCAAAGGACTGTTCATTGCCGTGGATCGGTTTACGGCGATCAAGATGTATGACCTGGTTGAAAAGATATTGGCAGAAGAAATTACAGGAGTATAA
- a CDS encoding type I restriction endonuclease: MILFELKKPARRLYEAYHDNLHDYKDTIPQLFWYNQVIILSNRIGYQSRNHHLTLGAF; this comes from the coding sequence ATGATTTTGTTTGAACTCAAGAAACCGGCCCGACGCCTCTATGAAGCCTATCACGATAACCTGCACGATTATAAAGATACGATTCCTCAGCTTTTCTGGTATAACCAGGTGATTATCCTCTCCAACCGGATCGGATACCAAAGTAGGAACCATCACCTCACCCTGGGAGCATTTTAA
- a CDS encoding type I restriction endonuclease: MFFGKSFRRLIRISPNEQIEEAIKEITRDRSSVHPVKANQQVYDLIRDGVDVEYRNAEGTQVQHTVKVVDWSKPEKNDYLLVSQLWVSGEMHRRRPDLIGFVNGHPHDFV, from the coding sequence ATATTCTTCGGGAAAAGCTTCAGACGTTTAATCCGGATATCTCCGAATGAACAGATTGAAGAGGCGATCAAAGAGATTACACGAGACCGATCCTCGGTTCATCCGGTCAAAGCCAATCAGCAGGTGTATGACCTGATCCGCGATGGCGTGGATGTAGAGTACCGGAACGCCGAGGGAACGCAGGTTCAGCATACGGTAAAGGTAGTGGACTGGTCAAAACCCGAGAAGAACGACTATCTGCTGGTCAGTCAGCTATGGGTATCCGGCGAGATGCACCGGCGCCGGCCCGATCTGATCGGATTTGTCAACGGCCATCCCCATGATTTTGTTTGA